One window from the genome of Variovorax sp. PAMC26660 encodes:
- the tsaE gene encoding tRNA (adenosine(37)-N6)-threonylcarbamoyltransferase complex ATPase subunit type 1 TsaE, whose product MADDHLPIVETPKGARMLRWRSEADTDAFARSLAASPALRDAFIALEGDLGAGKTTFVRHLLRALGIEGRIKSPTYAVVEPHEAPDGLAIFHFDFYRFADPREWDDAGFRDIFAGPGLKLAEWPENAAGRTPPADLAIKIEAMIDDTRSVTLLANTPRGSDLLARIAA is encoded by the coding sequence AAACGCCCAAGGGCGCCCGCATGCTGCGCTGGCGCAGCGAAGCCGACACCGATGCTTTTGCGCGATCGCTCGCCGCCTCGCCTGCGTTGCGCGATGCCTTCATCGCGCTCGAAGGCGACCTGGGCGCCGGCAAGACCACTTTTGTACGACACCTGCTGCGCGCCCTCGGCATCGAGGGCCGCATCAAGAGCCCGACCTATGCCGTGGTCGAGCCGCACGAAGCGCCCGACGGGCTTGCGATCTTCCATTTCGACTTCTACCGTTTCGCCGATCCGCGCGAATGGGACGACGCGGGCTTTCGCGACATCTTCGCGGGCCCCGGCCTCAAGCTGGCCGAATGGCCAGAAAACGCCGCGGGCCGCACACCACCTGCCGACCTAGCTATTAAAATAGAAGCAATGATTGACGACACACGCAGCGTGACCCTCCTCGCGAACACCCCTCGCGGCAGCGATCTGCTGGCGCGCATCGCCGCATGA
- a CDS encoding N-acetylmuramoyl-L-alanine amidase, with translation MKAAGLKRRVLLQGGSIALMLGVHQIARGASIIAVRVWPAADYTRVTIESDTRLNSQQLVVGSPPRLAVDIEGIDLNPELRELVGKIKPGDPFINGLRVGQNAPKVVRIVFDLKQAVVPQVFSLAPVAAYKHRLVLDLYPEQAIDPMEALIAERLRDAPKSTAGSNNNGTAVAGISPSPAPPPGVAPPPVRPAVPAGDPLGELMAQQSTRPGPSTVAPPVVAGNDRPTAPPVFVAPPPPVVGTAPVRPVAPPPPVAVARSGATASRTDRIIIVALDPGHGGEDPGAIGPAGTREKDIVLQVAHRLRERINAGSVNGSPMRAFLTRDADFFVPLGVRVQKARRVQADLFVSIHADAFTTPAARGASVFALSQSGASSSAARWMANKENDADKVGGVNVGGHEAQVQRALLDMSTTAQINDSLKLGGAMLGEIKNIGARLHKGQVEQAGFAVLKAPDIPSVLVETAFISNPEEEANLRRVDYQESLADALMRGIQRYFAQNPPLARSRQL, from the coding sequence ATGAAGGCGGCCGGCCTGAAACGGCGCGTGCTGCTGCAAGGCGGCAGCATCGCGCTGATGCTCGGCGTGCACCAGATCGCCCGCGGTGCCAGCATCATCGCCGTGCGGGTCTGGCCCGCCGCCGACTACACCCGCGTGACCATCGAGTCCGACACCCGCCTCAACTCGCAGCAGCTCGTGGTCGGCAGCCCGCCCCGGCTGGCCGTCGACATCGAGGGCATCGACCTGAACCCAGAACTGCGCGAGCTGGTCGGCAAGATCAAGCCCGGCGACCCGTTCATCAACGGCCTGCGCGTCGGGCAGAACGCGCCGAAGGTGGTGCGCATCGTGTTCGACCTGAAGCAGGCCGTGGTGCCGCAGGTGTTCTCGCTGGCGCCCGTAGCCGCCTACAAGCACCGGCTGGTGCTCGACCTGTACCCCGAGCAGGCCATCGACCCGATGGAAGCGCTGATCGCCGAGCGCCTGCGCGACGCGCCCAAATCCACCGCGGGCAGCAACAACAACGGCACGGCCGTGGCGGGCATTTCGCCTTCGCCCGCACCGCCACCGGGTGTTGCACCTCCCCCGGTGCGCCCCGCCGTGCCCGCCGGCGACCCGCTGGGCGAACTGATGGCGCAGCAATCGACGCGCCCCGGCCCGTCCACCGTGGCACCACCCGTCGTGGCGGGGAACGACCGTCCGACCGCTCCACCCGTGTTCGTGGCGCCGCCACCGCCCGTGGTCGGCACGGCACCGGTCAGGCCCGTCGCGCCGCCACCACCCGTGGCTGTCGCGCGCAGCGGCGCCACCGCGAGCCGCACCGATCGCATCATCATCGTGGCGCTCGACCCCGGCCATGGCGGTGAAGACCCCGGCGCCATCGGCCCGGCCGGCACGCGCGAGAAAGACATCGTGCTGCAGGTCGCGCACCGCCTGCGCGAGCGCATCAACGCGGGCAGCGTCAACGGCAGCCCGATGCGCGCCTTTCTCACCCGCGACGCCGACTTCTTCGTGCCGCTGGGCGTGCGCGTGCAGAAGGCGCGGCGCGTGCAGGCCGACCTGTTCGTGAGCATCCATGCCGACGCATTCACCACGCCCGCCGCGCGCGGCGCCAGCGTGTTCGCGCTGAGCCAGAGCGGTGCGTCGAGCAGCGCCGCGCGCTGGATGGCCAACAAGGAGAACGACGCCGACAAGGTCGGCGGCGTCAACGTCGGCGGCCACGAGGCGCAGGTGCAACGCGCCCTGCTCGACATGAGCACCACCGCACAGATCAACGACAGCCTGAAGCTCGGTGGCGCGATGCTGGGCGAGATCAAGAACATCGGTGCGCGGCTGCACAAGGGCCAGGTCGAACAGGCCGGCTTCGCGGTGCTGAAGGCGCCGGACATTCCCAGCGTGCTG